Part of the Flavobacterium okayamense genome, TTTTAGTGAAAATGATTTCAATTTTAAAACTTGGATGCGACATTTCATGGCAGGCTTTTTCCTTGTTTTTTCATTCTTTAAAATGCTCGATTTAGAGGGTTTTAAAAATAGTTATTTGAGTTATGATATTATTGCAAAAGTTTTTCCAAGTTGGGGGTATATTTATGCTTTTATAGAACTGACTCTTGGTTTAGGGTTTTTAATTGGAGAAAATCTATTGGTTCTAAATATAATCGCTTTTGTAGTGATGACGATTAGTATTATTGGCGTGTTACAATCGGTTTTAAATAAACGAAAAATACAATGTGCATGCTTAGGAGCTGTTTTCGATTTGCCAATGAGTACAGTTACAATTATTGAAGATGCTTTAATGATTGTAATGAGTGGATATATGATTTACAGTTTAATTTAACTTCAATTAAACATTTTATAACATCCTAACAATTCATTAATATAGAGATAAATCTAAAGTAAGATTTTGTTTAAAATAAGGTTACAAACCTAGTTTAGTTTTGCGATAGAAAAATTAAACAACCAATTTTAAACAATGAAAAATTTTAAAACTTATTTAGCTGCTTTGTCAATTTCCTTAGTAGCTTGTAATCAAGATGACTCAAATAGTAGTTCTAATGATCAGGGTGTAAAATTACAAAGCCATTCAGAAACTCCTGTTTTTTTAACTAAGAAATCGGGTTTTGAAAATCTTGATATTTATGCGCTTTTAAGTTCAGAAGATCAATTAGTTGATTCTCCCAACTTCGTTTATGGTTCGATGGCGGATGGTGCTGGACTATTGAAAAATTCTGATGGAACATTTACTTTAATAAATAATATTGAAGCTGATTATTCTATTGCTAGAATTACCTTAGACAAAACTTTTAAACCAGTAAAAGGTGAATATATTTTAAATGCTGCTGCAACGGCTAATACAGCAATGTGTTCGGGTTCATTAATTACACCTGAAGAGCATGGTTTTGGTCCATTATATTTTTCAGGTGGAGAATGGGGTGGTTCTTCAAAAGGAGTTTTTGCTGTTGACCCATTTAAAAATGCAGATGATGCAGAATTAGCAACAATGTTACCAGCTTTGGGACAATGGGATACTGAAAATGCAGTACCTCTGGGAAAAGATGCTTATTCAGATAAAACTGTTGTTATTATTGGGGACGATAAATCTGATAATACTACGCCAAAAGGTCAATTAGCAATGTATGTGGGTAATAGAGGTGATTTAGCTGGTGGAAATTTATACGGATTAAAAGTAACTTCGGCTGGAATTAATTTTGAAATGGATATGGCAGAAGGAACTTCTTACAATGTAGAATTTGTTGAATATACTGAAAGAACATATAATGAATTAGAAACAGAATCAGCTGCTTTAGGAATTATGGGATTCTCAAGAGTTGAAGATATTGATTATAGAAAAGGTTCTGCTTCTAATAACAGAGAGTTCTATTTTGCAGTTACAGGTCGTAAAAGCTCAGGATTAGTTGGAAAAGGTTCAACTTATGGAAGAATTTATAAAGTCGTTTTAAATGCTAACAATCCCTTATTAGGAACTATTACTTGTGTTTTAGATGGCGATAACTTAACAGGAATTGCAAAACAATTCCATAGTCCTGATAACGTATGTGTTACTGAAAACTATGTATACATTCAAGAAGATCCAAATGGTTATCCTGACACAGCAGACAAAATGCATAATGCGCAATTGTATCAATACAATATTCAAACTGGAGCTTTAAAAGTAGTTTTAGAATGTGATCAAACTTCTGCTCAAGCTGCAGGATACGGAACTACATCTAGTACTTGGGAATTAACAGGGATGATTGATATTTCAGATAGAGTTGGAGTTGATGGAACATTCTTATTAATTACACAAAATCACGGTTGGGAAAATGCAAACTTTACTGATGTTAATGCTAACCCTAACTCGTCTTCAAATGAAGGAAGTGTAATATATATTGTTAGAGGTTTAGAAAGATAAGACTTTAATTGTCAAATGAATATATTATTTTTAAAGAAAGTAAAAAAGGCTATATTTTTATATAGCCTTTTCGCAATTTTATTCAGTTGTACTGATAAAGAAGCATATCAAGAAATTACAGAAAATGAAAAACTTGAAGTTTTTTATAAGAAGGAATTAAATAAAACTATCAATTTTTTATCAGAGTCATTAGATAATAATGATTTAGAAAGCAAAAAAGAGCGCTATTGGAATGCAAGAGAATCATTTAAGACAATTGAACCTATTCTAGCTTTTTTAGACTATGATAACTATAATTACTTAAATCAAGCCAACTTACTTAAAGTTGATGAAGAAGACGCAACTGCAATCAAAATTAAAAAACCAGTAGGTTATCAGGTTTTAGAGGAAATTTTATACGATGATCAATTTGATGATAAGGAATATCAAAAAGTTGCCAAACAAACCATACAAAGATTAAAATTTGTAGAGAAAAATCATACACTCGACTTTGTAAAGCCACATCATATTTTATGGATGTTACGAGACGGCTTTTTAAGAACAAGTTTAGTTGGAATAACTTCATTTGATGTTCCACAAGATTCTCAAACAATAAATGAAACAATTTGGGTTTACAATGGAATTAAAGAGATTATAGCTATTTATAAGTCTTTTTTTAATGATGAAAAAGTCTTTAGTAATTGGAATTCTAATATAGTTTTGATACAAGAAAAACTTAGTAAAGTTCAGTTCGACACGTTTAATTATTATAAATACTATAAAGAGGACGTTTTCCCATTAATGAGAATTTGGAAGCATACTGTTAAAGATTGGGAAGTTGTTTTTCCTTTTTCACAGGCAATAGATTACGATTCAGAAAATTTATTTTCTGATTCAACTTTCACAACAGCTTATTTTTTAGATCGTTTAGATTATGAAAAATTAGAAGAGGAAATTCTTTTGGGAAAAATGTTATTTGAAGATAAATCCTTATCAAAAGGCAATGCAATGAGTTGCGCCAGTTGTCATCAAAAAGACTTGTATTTTACCGATGGTTTTGCAAAGTCTCCAAAAACAAATAGAAATTCACCAACACTTTTATACGCATCTTTGCAAAAAGGCTTTTTTCATGATAAGCGAACAGGTAGTTTAGAAGGACAAATTATTGATGTAGTTGAAAACCCTAATGAATTTCATAGTTCATTAAATCATTTAGAAGAGAAAGTAAAGCAAAATCAAAACTATATTATAGATTTTAAAGAAGTTTACAATCAAGAAATTTCAAATGAAAACATTCGAAAAGCTATTTCAGCTTATATAGCTTCGTTAAATAAATTTAATTCTAAGTTTGATAAAAGTATGAAATCCAATGAAGTTTTGTTAACAGAAGATGAACAAAACGGATTTAATATTTTTATGGGAAAAGGGAAATGTGCAACATGTCATTTTGCACCTATTTTTAATGGAACAGTTCCTGTTGCCTATAAAGAAAGTGAAATTGAGCTAATAGGAGTTCCAGCAACTAATGATACAATTAATGCTAAAATTGATTCAGATTTAGGTAGGTATAACCTATTTAAAACGGAACAGAGAAAATTTTTCTTTAAAACGCCAACAGTTAGAAATGTTGAAAAAACTGGTCCGTATATGCATAACGGTGTTTTTTCTACATTAGAAGAAGTGGTTGATTTTTATGATAATGGAGGAGGTTTTGGATTGGGAATTGATTTAGAATATCAAACCTTACCGACAGACAAATTAAACCTTACAAAAAAAGAAAAAGAACAATTGGTTTTATTTCTAAAAACCCTTACTGATGAACTATAAAAAAAGCCGAGGTTTACTCGGCTTTTTTTATTTGTTTTTTCTCATTTTCATATTTAAAAACTCAACTGCTAGAGAAAAGGCAATAGCAAAATATAAATATCCTTTTGGAACAGCGCCTACTTCATTTCCAGCTAATAATGCATGAGATAAATGCATACTTTCGGTCATTAACATAAAGCCTATAAGAATTAAAAAAGCTAAACCTAAAATTTGTATAGATGGATTCCGATTAACAAAGTTTCCAACAGGTACAGCAAACAACATCATTATTCCTACTGATATAACTACAGCTGTAATCATAATATATAACGCACCTTCAATACCGTTAGTCATACCAACAGCAGTTAAAATACTATCAACTGAAAAGATTAAATCGATTAATAAGATTTGGAATATTACACTTGCAAAACTAGATCTGGCTTGTGTTTTT contains:
- a CDS encoding cytochrome-c peroxidase — its product is MNILFLKKVKKAIFLYSLFAILFSCTDKEAYQEITENEKLEVFYKKELNKTINFLSESLDNNDLESKKERYWNARESFKTIEPILAFLDYDNYNYLNQANLLKVDEEDATAIKIKKPVGYQVLEEILYDDQFDDKEYQKVAKQTIQRLKFVEKNHTLDFVKPHHILWMLRDGFLRTSLVGITSFDVPQDSQTINETIWVYNGIKEIIAIYKSFFNDEKVFSNWNSNIVLIQEKLSKVQFDTFNYYKYYKEDVFPLMRIWKHTVKDWEVVFPFSQAIDYDSENLFSDSTFTTAYFLDRLDYEKLEEEILLGKMLFEDKSLSKGNAMSCASCHQKDLYFTDGFAKSPKTNRNSPTLLYASLQKGFFHDKRTGSLEGQIIDVVENPNEFHSSLNHLEEKVKQNQNYIIDFKEVYNQEISNENIRKAISAYIASLNKFNSKFDKSMKSNEVLLTEDEQNGFNIFMGKGKCATCHFAPIFNGTVPVAYKESEIELIGVPATNDTINAKIDSDLGRYNLFKTEQRKFFFKTPTVRNVEKTGPYMHNGVFSTLEEVVDFYDNGGGFGLGIDLEYQTLPTDKLNLTKKEKEQLVLFLKTLTDEL
- a CDS encoding alkaline phosphatase PhoX is translated as MKNFKTYLAALSISLVACNQDDSNSSSNDQGVKLQSHSETPVFLTKKSGFENLDIYALLSSEDQLVDSPNFVYGSMADGAGLLKNSDGTFTLINNIEADYSIARITLDKTFKPVKGEYILNAAATANTAMCSGSLITPEEHGFGPLYFSGGEWGGSSKGVFAVDPFKNADDAELATMLPALGQWDTENAVPLGKDAYSDKTVVIIGDDKSDNTTPKGQLAMYVGNRGDLAGGNLYGLKVTSAGINFEMDMAEGTSYNVEFVEYTERTYNELETESAALGIMGFSRVEDIDYRKGSASNNREFYFAVTGRKSSGLVGKGSTYGRIYKVVLNANNPLLGTITCVLDGDNLTGIAKQFHSPDNVCVTENYVYIQEDPNGYPDTADKMHNAQLYQYNIQTGALKVVLECDQTSAQAAGYGTTSSTWELTGMIDISDRVGVDGTFLLITQNHGWENANFTDVNANPNSSSNEGSVIYIVRGLER
- a CDS encoding TerC family protein; its protein translation is MELIGNPNSWIALLTLTFLEIVLGIDNIIFISIVTGKLPEENRKKATQIGLFLAMFLRIALLFGITLLIAMKEPLFSVDWGWFSASFTGQALILLAGGIFLIYKSTKEIHEKVDHKGEEEKDLKTQARSSFASVIFQILLIDLIFSVDSILTAVGMTNGIEGALYIMITAVVISVGIMMLFAVPVGNFVNRNPSIQILGLAFLILIGFMLMTESMHLSHALLAGNEVGAVPKGYLYFAIAFSLAVEFLNMKMRKNK
- a CDS encoding heavy-metal-associated domain-containing protein; the protein is MKHTYSVTGMTCSSCEEKVKNALLSLPEITNANVNKDKGTAEVEMSNHIATSAMQQVLGEKYSISMQHETSNVFNQEKEKSWFQTYKPILLVFAYLFVTTLLIHFFSENDFNFKTWMRHFMAGFFLVFSFFKMLDLEGFKNSYLSYDIIAKVFPSWGYIYAFIELTLGLGFLIGENLLVLNIIAFVVMTISIIGVLQSVLNKRKIQCACLGAVFDLPMSTVTIIEDALMIVMSGYMIYSLI